The following coding sequences lie in one Xanthomonas hyacinthi genomic window:
- a CDS encoding efflux RND transporter permease subunit has product MARFFIDRPIFAWVLAIIVMLAGILSVVTLPIAQYPSIAPPAVAITANYPGASAKTLEDTVTQVIEQKMKGLDHLSYMASTSESSGQVTITLTFDNGTDPDTAQVQVQNKLSLATPLLPQEVQQQGVTVTKSATNFLNVLAFTSEDGSMSDSDLSDYVAANVQETISRVEGVGDTTLFGSQYSMRIWLDPNKLSNFSLTPLDVKTAVQAQNAQVSAGQLGALPAAANQQLNATITAQTRLKTAAEFEDILLRTQSDGSQVRLRDVARIELGSESYNSVGRYNGKPAAGLAIKLATGANALDTVKAIDASIAEQEKFFPPGMKVQKPYDTTPFVRISIEEVVRTLIEAVVLVFLVMYLFLQNFRATLIPTIAVPVVLLGTFGVLAVFGFTINTLTMFAMVLAIGLLVDDAIVVVENVERVMNEERLPPKEATRKSMGQITGALVGVALVLAAVFVPMAFFGGSTGVIYRQFSITIVAAMTLSVLVAMVLTPALCATLLKPAKQHGMATTGFFGWFNRMFDRGNGRYQGIVRHMLGKGWRYMLAYAVVLALVVVGFMKLPVGFLPDEDQGTLFVLMQLPPGATAARTDAVIRQVEQHFLVEQKDSVAGVFAVSGFSFAGSGQNLGLAFVKLRPWDERTGKGQSVTAVAARAGAFFAAIRDAKVFAFAPPAVSELGNATGFDLMLQDRANLGHAALMQARNQLLAELSQDKRLVAVRPNGQEDTPEFKLDIDAHKAETLGLSIADINGTFSSAWGSTYVNDFIDKGRVKKVMLQADAPYRMLPDDIDRWYVRNSAGTMVAFSSFAKASWTNGSPRLERYNSVPSVEILGMALPGAASSGQALAIVEAAAAKLPPGIGFEWTGLSRQEKASSGQTGMLYGLSILIVFLCLAALYESWAIPFAVILVVPLGVFGALLGAVLTWKMNDVYFQVGLLTTIGLACKNAILIVEFARELHESGKSLLEAALEAARMRLRPILMTSMAFILGVMPMVLGSGAGAGAQHALGTAVIGGMLSGTILAIFFVPLFFVLVCGLFKRRAGNPDDPSAARVAEGA; this is encoded by the coding sequence ATGGCACGTTTCTTCATCGATCGTCCGATCTTCGCCTGGGTGCTGGCCATCATCGTGATGCTGGCCGGCATCCTCTCCGTCGTCACCTTGCCCATCGCGCAATACCCGAGCATCGCGCCGCCCGCCGTGGCGATCACCGCCAACTATCCCGGCGCCTCGGCCAAGACCCTCGAGGACACCGTCACCCAGGTCATCGAGCAGAAGATGAAGGGCCTGGACCACCTGAGCTACATGGCCTCCACCAGCGAGTCCAGCGGCCAGGTCACCATCACCCTGACCTTCGACAACGGCACCGACCCGGACACCGCGCAGGTGCAGGTGCAGAACAAGCTGTCGCTGGCCACGCCATTGCTGCCGCAGGAAGTGCAGCAGCAGGGCGTGACCGTGACCAAGTCGGCGACCAACTTCCTCAACGTGCTGGCGTTCACTTCCGAAGACGGCAGCATGAGCGATTCGGACCTGTCCGACTACGTTGCGGCCAACGTGCAGGAAACGATCAGCCGCGTCGAGGGCGTCGGCGACACCACCCTGTTCGGTTCGCAGTATTCGATGCGGATCTGGCTGGACCCCAACAAGCTGAGCAACTTCAGCCTGACCCCGCTGGACGTGAAGACCGCGGTCCAGGCGCAGAACGCGCAGGTCTCGGCCGGCCAGCTCGGCGCGCTGCCGGCCGCCGCCAACCAGCAGCTCAACGCCACCATCACCGCGCAGACGCGGCTGAAGACCGCCGCGGAGTTCGAGGACATTCTGCTGCGCACGCAGTCCGATGGCTCGCAGGTGCGGTTGCGCGACGTGGCCCGGATCGAGCTGGGCAGCGAGAGCTACAACAGCGTCGGCCGCTACAACGGCAAGCCCGCCGCCGGCCTGGCGATCAAGCTCGCCACCGGCGCCAACGCGCTGGACACGGTGAAGGCGATCGACGCCAGCATCGCCGAGCAGGAGAAGTTCTTCCCGCCCGGCATGAAGGTGCAAAAGCCGTACGACACCACGCCGTTCGTGCGCATCTCGATCGAAGAGGTGGTGCGCACCTTGATCGAGGCGGTGGTGCTGGTGTTCCTGGTGATGTACCTGTTCCTGCAGAACTTCCGCGCCACGCTGATCCCGACCATCGCCGTGCCGGTGGTGCTGCTGGGCACCTTCGGCGTGCTGGCCGTGTTCGGCTTCACCATCAACACGCTGACCATGTTCGCGATGGTGCTGGCGATCGGCCTGCTGGTGGACGACGCGATCGTGGTGGTGGAGAACGTCGAGCGGGTGATGAACGAGGAGCGGTTGCCGCCCAAGGAGGCCACGCGCAAGTCGATGGGCCAGATCACCGGCGCGCTGGTCGGCGTGGCCCTGGTGCTGGCGGCGGTGTTCGTGCCGATGGCGTTCTTCGGCGGCTCCACCGGGGTGATCTACCGGCAGTTCTCGATCACCATCGTGGCGGCGATGACCCTGTCGGTGCTGGTGGCGATGGTGCTGACCCCGGCGCTGTGCGCCACCTTGCTCAAGCCGGCCAAGCAGCACGGCATGGCCACGACCGGTTTCTTCGGCTGGTTCAACCGCATGTTCGATCGCGGCAACGGCCGCTACCAGGGCATCGTGCGGCACATGCTGGGCAAGGGCTGGCGCTACATGCTGGCCTACGCGGTGGTGCTGGCGCTGGTGGTGGTCGGCTTCATGAAGCTGCCGGTCGGGTTCCTGCCGGACGAGGACCAGGGCACGCTGTTCGTGCTGATGCAGTTGCCGCCGGGCGCCACTGCGGCGCGCACCGATGCGGTGATCCGCCAGGTCGAGCAGCATTTCCTGGTCGAGCAGAAGGACTCGGTGGCCGGCGTGTTCGCTGTGTCCGGCTTCAGTTTCGCCGGCAGCGGGCAGAACCTGGGCCTGGCCTTCGTCAAGCTGCGGCCGTGGGACGAGCGCACCGGCAAGGGCCAGAGCGTGACCGCGGTGGCGGCCAGGGCGGGCGCGTTCTTCGCCGCCATCCGCGACGCCAAGGTGTTCGCGTTCGCGCCGCCGGCGGTGTCGGAACTGGGCAACGCCACCGGCTTCGACTTGATGCTGCAGGATCGCGCCAATCTCGGCCACGCCGCGCTGATGCAGGCGCGCAACCAGTTGCTGGCCGAGCTGTCGCAGGACAAGCGGCTGGTGGCGGTGCGCCCGAACGGGCAGGAGGACACGCCCGAGTTCAAGCTGGACATCGATGCGCACAAGGCCGAAACGCTCGGCCTGTCGATCGCCGACATCAACGGCACGTTCTCCAGCGCCTGGGGCAGCACCTACGTCAACGACTTCATCGACAAGGGCCGGGTCAAGAAGGTGATGCTGCAGGCCGATGCGCCGTACCGCATGCTGCCGGACGACATCGACCGCTGGTACGTGCGCAACAGCGCCGGCACCATGGTTGCGTTCAGTTCCTTCGCCAAGGCCAGCTGGACCAACGGTTCGCCGCGGCTGGAGCGCTACAACAGCGTGCCGTCGGTGGAGATCCTGGGCATGGCGCTGCCGGGTGCGGCCTCCAGCGGGCAGGCGCTGGCCATCGTCGAGGCCGCGGCAGCCAAGCTGCCGCCGGGCATCGGCTTCGAGTGGACCGGGCTGTCGCGGCAGGAGAAGGCGTCCAGCGGCCAGACCGGCATGCTGTACGGGCTGTCGATCCTGATCGTGTTCCTGTGTCTTGCCGCCCTGTACGAGAGCTGGGCGATTCCGTTCGCGGTGATCCTGGTGGTGCCGCTGGGCGTGTTCGGCGCGCTGCTCGGTGCGGTGCTGACCTGGAAGATGAACGATGTGTACTTCCAGGTCGGTCTGCTGACCACGATCGGTCTGGCCTGCAAGAACGCGATCCTGATCGTGGAGTTCGCCCGCGAACTGCACGAGAGCGGCAAGAGCCTGCTGGAGGCGGCGCTGGAAGCGGCGCGCATGCGCCTGCGGCCGATCCTGATGACCTCGATGGCGTTCATCCTCGGCGTGATGCCGATGGTGCTGGGCAGCGGCGCCGGTGCCGGCGCGCAGCACGCGCTGGGCACCGCGGTGATCGGCGGCATGCTGTCGGGCACGATCCTGGCGATCTTCTTCGTGCCGCTGTTCTTCGTGCTGGTGTGCGGCCTGTTCAAGCGCCGTGCCGGCAACCCCGACGACCCGTCCGCCGCGCGCGTCGCGGAAGGAGCCTGA
- a CDS encoding efflux RND transporter periplasmic adaptor subunit: MRPVLSSSRLSLAMVLAVAATLLLSACGSPPGGPPPQEGTPEMGVVTVATRPVALTTELPGRTLPYLIADVRPQVNGIIQVRKFREGGEVKAGQTLYQIDPATYRATYDSYVAALGKAQATLRTARLKAERYRELVKVSAISKQDNDDADAALGQAEADVAAAKANVESARINLAYARVDAPISGRIGKSSVTAGALVTASQSTALATIQQLDPIYVDVTQPSASLLRLKRALASGELEKADANAAKVSLLLEDGSPYPLQGRLEFSDVTVDQNTGSITVRAVFPNPNADLLPGMYVRAVLQEGVKDAGLLVPQRAVSRNGAGKPTAYVVGRDHKLQLRVLETDRTVGDQWLVRSGLKPGEQLVVEGLSRAQPGATVKTVPWPPKPAAASAAPAAAAASALRAN; the protein is encoded by the coding sequence GTGCGCCCTGTCCTGTCGTCCTCTCGTCTATCGCTGGCCATGGTCCTGGCCGTGGCGGCCACCTTGTTGCTGAGCGCGTGCGGTTCGCCCCCGGGCGGTCCGCCGCCGCAGGAGGGCACGCCGGAGATGGGCGTGGTCACCGTCGCCACGCGGCCGGTCGCCCTGACCACCGAATTGCCGGGGCGCACGCTGCCGTACCTGATCGCCGATGTGCGGCCGCAGGTGAACGGCATCATCCAGGTGCGCAAGTTCCGCGAAGGCGGCGAGGTCAAGGCCGGGCAGACGCTGTACCAGATCGATCCGGCCACCTATCGCGCCACCTACGACAGTTACGTCGCCGCGCTGGGCAAGGCCCAGGCCACGCTGCGCACGGCGCGGCTGAAGGCCGAGCGCTACCGCGAACTGGTCAAGGTGTCGGCGATCAGCAAGCAGGACAACGACGATGCCGACGCCGCGCTGGGCCAGGCCGAGGCCGACGTCGCCGCGGCCAAGGCCAACGTGGAAAGCGCGCGCATCAACCTGGCCTATGCGCGGGTGGATGCGCCGATTTCCGGGCGTATCGGCAAGTCCAGCGTGACCGCCGGCGCGCTGGTCACCGCCAGTCAGTCCACCGCGCTGGCCACGATCCAGCAACTGGATCCGATCTATGTCGATGTCACCCAGCCCAGCGCCTCGCTGCTGCGGCTCAAGCGGGCGCTGGCCAGCGGCGAGCTGGAAAAGGCCGATGCGAATGCGGCCAAGGTGTCGCTGCTGCTGGAGGACGGCAGCCCGTATCCGTTGCAGGGGCGGCTGGAGTTCTCCGACGTCACCGTCGATCAGAACACCGGCTCGATCACCGTGCGCGCGGTGTTCCCCAATCCGAACGCGGACCTGCTGCCCGGCATGTATGTGCGTGCGGTGCTGCAGGAGGGGGTGAAGGACGCTGGCCTGCTGGTGCCGCAGCGGGCGGTGTCGCGCAACGGCGCGGGCAAGCCGACCGCGTACGTGGTCGGCCGCGACCACAAGCTGCAGCTGCGCGTGCTGGAAACCGATCGCACGGTCGGCGACCAGTGGCTGGTGCGCAGCGGGCTCAAGCCCGGCGAGCAGCTGGTGGTCGAGGGCCTGTCGCGGGCGCAGCCCGGGGCGACGGTCAAGACCGTGCCGTGGCCGCCGAAGCCGGCGGCCGCGAGCGCGGCTCCTGCGGCCGCCGCCGCGTCCGCGCTGCGCGCGAACTGA
- a CDS encoding TetR/AcrR family transcriptional regulator C-terminal domain-containing protein: MRVRTEAKREAIVEAAAGVFLEAGFEGASMTQIATRAGSSKRTLYGYFPSKEALFVAVAHSVAVQFMDPILATLTQSRDDLPTALQRMGEDTLTFLCSAHSVQVWQTIIGVSGRSDIGLLFFESGPDEGMSRLGTFLQAQMEQGRLRRADPTTAARHLAGLLEAETLMPCLFGALRNPSPDYLREATRRALQVFFGGYGI; encoded by the coding sequence ATGCGCGTCAGGACCGAAGCCAAGCGCGAAGCGATCGTCGAAGCGGCTGCCGGGGTGTTCCTGGAAGCCGGCTTCGAGGGCGCCTCGATGACCCAGATCGCCACCCGCGCCGGCAGCTCCAAGCGCACCCTGTACGGCTATTTCCCCTCCAAGGAAGCGCTGTTCGTGGCGGTGGCGCACAGCGTCGCGGTCCAGTTCATGGATCCGATCCTGGCCACGCTGACCCAGTCCAGGGACGACCTGCCGACCGCGTTGCAACGCATGGGCGAAGACACCCTGACGTTCCTGTGTTCGGCGCATTCGGTGCAGGTGTGGCAGACCATCATCGGCGTCTCCGGCCGCTCGGACATCGGCCTGCTGTTCTTCGAGAGCGGCCCCGACGAGGGCATGAGCCGCCTGGGCACGTTCCTGCAGGCACAGATGGAGCAGGGCCGCTTGCGCCGCGCCGACCCGACCACCGCCGCCCGCCACCTGGCCGGGCTGCTCGAAGCCGAAACGCTGATGCCCTGCCTGTTCGGCGCGCTGAGGAACCCGTCGCCGGACTACCTGCGCGAGGCGACCCGCCGCGCGCTGCAGGTGTTCTTCGGGGGTTATGGGATTTAG
- a CDS encoding pectate lyase produces the protein MTISIGSNLTTHQPEAFIERSEVGGPAFAPMMMTMFMQMFEQLLRQRLSADQANAGVPATSCGPGTGTIGPGADAGKPSGGTGANFHGAAAAGGIAADASTRHGIGANLAPSGNGNAIIVNAPIIVPAGKVFDGRNQLYRGGPGLGDGSQNEHQQPMFIVQNGGRLENVRMTGGGDGVHFLGDGSMHNCINEDVSEDAVTIDDARNRAHDAKIAGYPVSALPARAKLEIDNCTFDKAHDKVIQDNGAADVTLKGVCVDGAGKVFRTNGNHREVDSHVQICDSSFKNVKEAVFRTDAPGATVSFQDVAADAPYEALVPSANQASGADRVGYKAYSG, from the coding sequence ATGACGATCTCCATCGGCTCAAATCTGACCACGCATCAACCCGAAGCGTTCATTGAACGCAGCGAGGTCGGCGGCCCTGCTTTCGCTCCGATGATGATGACGATGTTCATGCAGATGTTCGAACAGCTGCTGCGCCAGCGCCTGAGCGCAGACCAAGCCAACGCGGGCGTTCCGGCAACCTCCTGCGGCCCGGGCACCGGCACCATCGGGCCTGGCGCCGATGCCGGCAAGCCGTCGGGCGGCACTGGCGCGAACTTCCACGGCGCCGCCGCGGCGGGGGGCATTGCTGCCGATGCATCCACCCGCCATGGCATCGGCGCCAACCTGGCGCCTTCGGGCAACGGCAATGCGATCATCGTCAATGCGCCGATCATCGTTCCCGCCGGCAAGGTCTTCGACGGCAGGAACCAGCTGTATCGAGGGGGTCCCGGCCTGGGCGACGGCTCCCAGAACGAACATCAGCAGCCGATGTTCATCGTCCAGAACGGCGGCCGGCTCGAGAACGTGCGCATGACCGGCGGCGGCGACGGCGTGCATTTCCTGGGAGACGGAAGCATGCACAATTGCATCAACGAGGACGTAAGCGAAGACGCGGTGACGATCGACGACGCGCGCAATCGCGCACACGATGCCAAGATCGCCGGTTACCCCGTATCCGCGCTTCCGGCACGGGCTAAGCTGGAGATCGACAATTGCACCTTCGATAAGGCGCACGACAAGGTCATCCAGGACAACGGCGCGGCCGATGTCACGCTCAAGGGCGTCTGCGTGGATGGCGCGGGGAAGGTCTTCCGCACCAATGGCAACCACCGCGAGGTGGATTCACACGTGCAGATTTGCGACTCCAGCTTCAAGAACGTGAAGGAAGCGGTGTTCCGCACCGATGCGCCCGGCGCCACGGTTTCCTTCCAGGACGTGGCCGCGGATGCCCCGTACGAGGCGCTGGTACCCAGCGCAAACCAGGCCAGCGGCGCCGATCGGGTTGGCTACAAGGCGTATTCCGGCTGA
- a CDS encoding transcriptional repressor gives MSSKKTACTEPHHHVRDADDFVKVVERVSRERGLRLTPIRANVLRLIAEAGRPVKAYDLLEWVREGRSVGADAPPTVYRALDFLMANGFVHKLESVNAFVACHHPSSAQHSVPFLICDRCHSAVELEDRDVVAQLEQRAKALGFQPQAQTLEVHGLCARCAG, from the coding sequence ATGTCCAGCAAGAAGACCGCCTGCACCGAGCCGCACCACCACGTCCGCGACGCCGACGACTTCGTCAAGGTGGTGGAGCGGGTGAGCCGCGAACGTGGGCTGCGGCTGACCCCGATCCGCGCCAACGTGCTGCGCCTGATCGCCGAGGCGGGGCGGCCGGTGAAGGCCTACGACCTGCTGGAATGGGTGCGCGAGGGCAGGAGCGTGGGCGCCGACGCGCCGCCCACCGTGTACCGCGCGCTGGATTTCCTGATGGCCAACGGCTTCGTGCACAAGCTCGAGTCGGTCAATGCCTTCGTCGCCTGCCACCATCCCAGCAGTGCGCAGCACTCGGTGCCGTTCCTGATCTGCGACCGCTGCCACAGCGCGGTCGAACTGGAGGACCGCGACGTGGTCGCGCAGCTGGAGCAGCGCGCCAAGGCGCTGGGCTTCCAGCCGCAGGCGCAGACCCTGGAAGTGCACGGCCTGTGCGCCAGGTGCGCCGGCTAG
- the gltX gene encoding glutamate--tRNA ligase — protein sequence MACRTRFAPSPTGYLHIGGARTALYCWLEARHRGGAFVLRIEDTDRERSTQAAIDAILEAMDWLGLDYDEGPVYQTQRIARYQDVAEQLLAAGKAYYAYETREELDAMREAAMAKQEKPRYNGAAREQNLAYRDDPNRVIRFKNPVGGSVVFDDLIKGRIEIANSELDDMVIFRPDGYPTYNFAVVVDDWDMGISEVIRGDDHINNTPRQINIYEALGAPVPKFAHMPMILDEQGAKLSKRTGAADVMQYKDAGYLPHALINYLARLGWSHGDQELFGRQELIDLFDVKDVNSKAARLDMAKLGWVNQHYLKSDDPATIAPQLEYQLAKLGIDPAAGPAAADVVVALRERVQTLKEMAEKAVVWYRPLEAYDEAAVAKHLKPGAELALGKARELLAALGQWSVDAVAAALHAAAAALEIGMGKVAQPLRVAITGTQVSPDISHTVYLAGREQALKRIDAALIKIPAGS from the coding sequence ATGGCCTGCCGCACCCGTTTCGCCCCCAGTCCCACCGGTTACCTGCACATCGGCGGCGCGCGTACCGCGCTGTACTGCTGGCTGGAGGCGCGCCACCGCGGCGGCGCGTTCGTGCTGCGCATCGAGGACACCGACCGCGAGCGCAGCACCCAGGCGGCGATCGACGCCATTCTGGAGGCGATGGACTGGCTCGGCCTGGACTACGACGAAGGCCCGGTCTACCAGACCCAACGCATCGCCCGCTACCAGGACGTGGCCGAGCAGCTGCTCGCCGCCGGCAAGGCCTACTACGCCTACGAGACCCGCGAGGAGCTCGACGCGATGCGCGAGGCGGCCATGGCCAAGCAGGAAAAGCCGCGCTACAACGGCGCCGCGCGCGAGCAGAACCTGGCCTACCGCGACGACCCGAACCGGGTGATCCGCTTCAAGAACCCGGTCGGCGGCAGCGTGGTGTTCGACGACCTGATCAAGGGCCGCATCGAGATCGCCAACAGCGAGCTCGACGACATGGTGATCTTCCGCCCCGACGGCTACCCCACCTACAACTTCGCGGTGGTGGTGGACGACTGGGACATGGGCATCAGCGAGGTCATCCGCGGCGACGACCACATCAACAACACCCCGCGCCAGATCAACATCTACGAAGCGCTGGGCGCGCCGGTGCCGAAGTTCGCGCACATGCCGATGATCCTGGACGAGCAGGGCGCCAAGCTGTCCAAGCGCACCGGCGCGGCCGACGTGATGCAGTACAAGGACGCCGGCTACCTGCCGCACGCGCTGATCAACTATCTGGCGCGGCTGGGCTGGTCGCACGGCGACCAGGAACTGTTCGGCCGCCAGGAGCTGATCGACCTGTTCGATGTCAAGGACGTGAACTCCAAGGCCGCGCGGCTGGACATGGCCAAGCTCGGCTGGGTCAACCAGCACTACCTGAAGAGCGACGATCCGGCCACGATCGCCCCGCAGCTGGAGTACCAGCTGGCCAAGCTCGGCATCGACCCGGCCGCCGGCCCGGCCGCGGCCGACGTGGTGGTGGCGCTACGCGAGCGCGTGCAGACCTTGAAGGAAATGGCCGAGAAGGCGGTGGTCTGGTACCGGCCACTGGAGGCCTACGACGAGGCCGCGGTGGCCAAGCACCTCAAGCCGGGCGCCGAACTGGCGCTGGGCAAGGCGCGCGAGCTGCTGGCCGCGCTGGGGCAGTGGAGCGTGGACGCCGTCGCCGCCGCGCTGCACGCCGCCGCCGCCGCGCTGGAGATCGGCATGGGCAAGGTGGCGCAGCCGCTGCGCGTGGCCATCACCGGCACCCAGGTCAGCCCGGACATCTCGCATACGGTGTACCTGGCCGGCCGCGAGCAGGCCTTGAAACGCATCGACGCCGCGCTCATCAAGATCCCAGCGGGAAGCTGA
- a CDS encoding carbon-nitrogen hydrolase family protein: protein MKIAVAKYPIGAPADFAAFADKQAALIGQAAQAGAQLAVLPEYLSLELAASFAPAVAEDLPASLAALQALHPPYLALFAQLAQRHRLHLLAGSFLLASGEGRYRNRAYWFAPDGGHGWQDKLQLTGFEKASGLIDGGDALKVFAADGVRAGVAVCYDSEFPLPVRAQYEAGARLLVVPSCTDTEAGASRVRIGCLARALENRIFVAQSVTAGLAEWSPALDVNTGEAAIYAPMDAGFPADGIVAQTQGEQVWAVAELDFAAFEASRARAQVANDRDWRGQLAPAIVRAELAGFD, encoded by the coding sequence ATGAAGATCGCCGTGGCCAAGTACCCGATCGGCGCGCCGGCCGATTTCGCCGCCTTCGCCGACAAGCAGGCGGCCTTGATCGGCCAGGCCGCGCAGGCCGGCGCGCAGCTGGCGGTGCTGCCCGAATACCTGTCGCTGGAACTGGCCGCGAGCTTCGCTCCGGCCGTGGCCGAAGACCTGCCCGCCTCGCTGGCGGCGCTCCAGGCGCTGCACCCGCCGTATCTGGCGCTGTTCGCGCAGCTGGCGCAGCGGCATCGCCTGCATCTGCTCGCCGGCAGTTTCCTGCTGGCCAGCGGGGAAGGGCGCTATCGCAACCGCGCCTACTGGTTCGCGCCCGACGGCGGCCATGGCTGGCAGGACAAGCTGCAACTGACCGGTTTCGAGAAGGCCAGCGGCCTGATCGACGGCGGCGACGCGCTGAAGGTATTCGCCGCCGACGGCGTGCGCGCCGGCGTGGCGGTCTGCTACGACAGCGAATTCCCGCTGCCGGTGCGCGCCCAGTACGAGGCCGGCGCGCGCCTGCTGGTGGTGCCCAGCTGCACCGACACCGAGGCCGGCGCCAGCCGCGTGCGCATCGGCTGCCTGGCGCGCGCGCTGGAGAACCGCATCTTCGTCGCCCAGTCGGTGACCGCCGGGCTGGCCGAATGGAGCCCGGCGCTGGACGTGAACACCGGCGAGGCGGCGATCTACGCGCCGATGGACGCCGGTTTCCCGGCCGATGGCATCGTCGCGCAGACCCAGGGCGAGCAGGTCTGGGCGGTCGCCGAGCTGGACTTCGCCGCGTTCGAGGCCAGCCGCGCCCGTGCCCAGGTCGCCAACGACCGCGACTGGCGCGGCCAGCTGGCCCCGGCCATCGTGCGCGCGGAGCTGGCCGGCTTCGATTAG
- a CDS encoding GNAT family N-acetyltransferase yields MDAPLPIQRLRGAQIAPFLDDVARLRIAVFRDWPYLYAGDLDYERDYLSAYAASPDSVFVLARDGERVVGASTGLPLGDDAEAFGAAFAGSAIAVADVFYFGESVLLPAYRGRGVGHAFFDHRQAHARALGRFALTAFCAVDRAPDDPRRPPGYRGNDAFWHKRGYVRQPSLRMQLAWDEIDLGEILHTLSFWTRPLEPAA; encoded by the coding sequence ATGGACGCTCCGCTTCCCATCCAGCGCCTGCGCGGCGCGCAGATCGCCCCGTTCCTGGACGATGTCGCGCGGCTGCGCATCGCCGTGTTCCGCGACTGGCCGTATCTATACGCCGGCGACCTGGACTACGAGCGCGACTACCTGTCCGCCTACGCCGCCTCGCCCGACAGCGTGTTCGTGCTGGCGCGCGACGGCGAGCGCGTGGTCGGCGCCTCCACCGGGCTGCCGCTCGGCGACGATGCCGAGGCGTTCGGCGCGGCCTTCGCCGGCAGCGCCATCGCGGTAGCGGACGTGTTCTATTTCGGCGAATCGGTGCTGTTGCCGGCCTATCGCGGCCGCGGCGTCGGCCACGCCTTCTTCGATCATCGCCAGGCGCATGCGCGCGCGCTCGGCCGCTTCGCCCTGACCGCGTTCTGCGCGGTGGACCGCGCCCCCGACGATCCGCGGCGCCCGCCCGGCTACCGCGGCAACGACGCGTTCTGGCACAAGCGCGGCTACGTCCGCCAGCCGTCGTTGCGCATGCAACTGGCGTGGGACGAGATCGACCTCGGCGAGATCCTGCATACCCTGAGTTTCTGGACCCGTCCGCTGGAGCCTGCCGCATGA
- a CDS encoding C1 family peptidase, which yields MSLHRPIASGIFGLLTLSAFTLAHAQSSHGMGLKPSATVQEVQPLFATDQERAEPLPQRFSLTRWAIEAGDQKQVSSCASWATAHTLSGWYAKFLGSNVTKFAPMYLYTQVNGGGDNGSTMEAPLDVALAQGIATEKSYVQGNYDFMTPPTKAERESAAKHRQPYEYRVIYSNWNGKGGGRALIEQIKAAIANYTPVAIGFYPRQGFRDLSPKNAVDYDDKSPIIGGHEVIALGYDEEGLLIENSWGPEWGKNGMAKLSWRVVNKDVKQAVIAY from the coding sequence ATGTCCCTGCATCGCCCAATCGCTTCCGGCATTTTCGGTCTGCTTACCCTGTCCGCGTTTACGCTCGCTCACGCCCAGTCGTCGCATGGCATGGGCCTGAAGCCTTCTGCCACGGTGCAGGAGGTGCAGCCGCTGTTCGCCACCGATCAGGAACGTGCCGAGCCACTCCCCCAACGCTTCTCCCTGACCCGGTGGGCGATTGAAGCAGGCGACCAGAAACAGGTTTCCTCCTGCGCATCGTGGGCGACCGCGCATACGCTGTCCGGCTGGTATGCGAAGTTTCTGGGAAGCAATGTCACCAAGTTCGCGCCGATGTACCTGTACACGCAGGTCAACGGCGGAGGCGACAACGGTTCCACCATGGAAGCACCGTTGGACGTGGCGCTGGCCCAGGGCATCGCTACAGAAAAAAGTTACGTCCAGGGCAACTACGATTTCATGACCCCGCCGACCAAAGCGGAACGCGAGAGCGCCGCCAAGCACAGGCAGCCTTACGAGTATCGGGTGATCTACTCCAACTGGAACGGCAAGGGCGGCGGCCGGGCGCTGATCGAACAGATCAAGGCTGCGATCGCCAATTACACGCCGGTTGCCATCGGCTTCTACCCGCGCCAGGGCTTCCGTGACCTCAGCCCCAAAAACGCGGTGGATTACGACGACAAGAGCCCGATCATCGGAGGTCACGAAGTCATCGCCCTCGGTTACGACGAAGAGGGCCTGCTGATCGAGAACAGCTGGGGCCCTGAGTGGGGCAAAAATGGCATGGCCAAGCTCTCCTGGCGGGTGGTGAACAAGGATGTGAAACAGGCGGTGATCGCTTACTAG